In Gouania willdenowi chromosome 17, fGouWil2.1, whole genome shotgun sequence, one DNA window encodes the following:
- the atp1b3a gene encoding sodium/potassium-transporting ATPase subunit beta-3a produces the protein MASTEDKTTTNTTTTTNNKENVTSWKDSIYNPRTGEFLGRTASSWALILLFYLVFYCFLAGMFALTMWVMLLTLDDYVPRYRDRVPTPGLVIRPRSLDITFNISEPLKYKPFVDELEAFLQRYNDSQQEQNEECNPGEYFMQDDSSDMSKKACRFKRASLSVCSGLSDTNFGYHEGKPCVLLKMNRIIGLKPLGDPYINCTIKKDNPISMHYFPSEGRFDKMYFPYYGKKAHETYVQPLVAVKLLISKEDYNKELTVECRVEGSNLRNNDERDKFLGRVTFRVKVEV, from the exons atggCGAGCACGGAGGATAaaaccaccaccaacaccaccaccaccaccaacaacaaGGAGAACGTGACCAGCTGGAAGGACTCCATCTACAACCCGAGGACCGGCGAGTTTCTGGGGCGAACCGCCAGTAGCTGGG CTCTCATCCTGCTCTTCTACCTGGTCTTCTACTGTTTCCTGGCCGGGATGTTCGCCCTGACCATGTGGGTGATGCTGCTAACGCTGGACGACTACGTTCCGAGGTACAGGGACCGCGTTCCCACTCCAG GGCTGGTGATTCGTCCGCGTTCTCTGGATATCACGTTCAACATATCCGAGCCATTGAAGTACAAGCCATTTGTTGACGAGCTGGAGGCGTTCCTGCAAA GATACAATGACTCCCAACAGGAGCAGAACGAGGAGTGCAATCCAGGGGAGTATTTCATGCAGGACGACAGCAGCGACATGAGCAAGAAGGCGTGTCGCTTTAAGAGAGCCTCGCTGAGCGTCTGCTCCGGCCTCTCCGACACAAACTTCGGCTATCACGAAGGAAAACCGTGTGTTCTGCTAAAGATGAATCGG ATCATTGGTCTGAAGCCACTCGGTGATCCCTACATCAACTGCACCATCAAA AAGGACAACCCCATCTCCATGCATTATTTCCCCAGTGAGGGACGCTTTGATAAAATGTATTTCCCCTACTACGGCAAGAAAGCCCAC GAGACCTACGTGCAGCCCCTGGTGGCCGTGAAGCTGCTGATCTCCAAGGAGGACTACAACAAAGAGCTGACGGTGGAGTGCAGGGTAGAAGGATCCAACCTGCGCAACAACGACGAGAGGGACAAGTTCCTGGGCCGCGTCACCTTCAGGGTCAAGGTCGAAGTGTAA
- the grk7a gene encoding rhodopsin kinase grk7a: MCDMGGLDNLVANTAYLKAQGGDDKEMKKRRRSLSLPKPEQCAAVRGTVQKDFTMMCEREPIGKKIFREFLANTPDFKNAADFLDDLYDWDLAEGPAKDKARKSILTKYCKADAATFLSFLTGEAADKCKSVTDATFDEVMKSKVQVGVHDYLKGKPFTDYQASPFFDKYLQWKEYEKQPISDKYFYEFRTLGKGGFGEVCAVQVKNTGQMYACKKLCKKRLKKKGGEKMALLEKKILEKVNSLFLVNLGYAYESKTHLCLVMTLMNGGDLKYHIYNIGYDGKGVDKGIEMKRIIHYTAQITTGILHLHAMDIVYRDMKPENVLLDSQGQCRLSDLGLAIEIAPGKTVTQMAGTGAYMAPEILTKTPYRTSVDWWALGCSIYEMVAGYTPFKGPDSKKEKVEKEEVQRRIQNEEPKWEHKCFDATTKDLIQQFLKKKIEERLGMKNNIEDPRKHEWFKTINFPRLEAGLVDPPWVPKPNVVYAKDTGDIAEFSEIKGIEFDAKDNKFFKEFSTGAVPIQWQQEMIESGLFDELNDPNRKEGGGGGDDDKKSGTCIVL; encoded by the exons ATGTGTGACATGGGGGGACTGGACAACCTGGTGGCCAACACGGCCTACCTGAAAGCCCAGGGTGGCGACGACAAGGAGATGAAAAAGCGCCGTCGTAGCTTGTCTCTTCCCAAGCCGGAACAATGTGCCGCGGTGCGAGGCACGGTCCAAAAGGACTTCACGATGATGTGCGAAAGGGAGCCAATTGGGAAAAAGATTTTTCGTGAGTTCCTGGCAAATACTCCAGATTTCAAGAACGCTGCTGACTTCTTGGATGACTTGTACGACTGGGATCTCGCTGAAGGTCCAGCGAAAGACAAGGCACGCAAAAGTATCCTCACCAAATACTGCAAAGCCGATGCTGCGACCTTCCTGTCTTTTCTCACTGGAGAGGCAGCTGATAAATGCAAGTCGGTTACTGATGCCACCTTTGATGAAGTGATGAAAAGCAAGGTCCAGGTAGGCGTGCACGACTATCTGAAAGGAAAACCCTTTACAGACTACCAGGCCAGTCCATTCTTTGATAAATACCTCCAGTGGAAAGAGTATGAGAAGCAGCCCATCAGCGACAAATACTTCTATGAGTTCAGGACTCTGGGAAAGGGAGGCTTTGGAGAG GTATGTGCCGTTCAGGTGAAGAACACGGGTCAGATGTACGCCTGCAAGAAGCTGTGTAAAAAGCGCCTGAAGAAGAAGGGAGGCGAGAAAATGGCGTTGCTGGAGAAGAAAATCTTAGAGAAGGTCAACAGCCTGTTTCTGGTCAACTTGGGATACGCTTACGAAAGCAAGACCCACTTGTGCCTTGTCATGACCTTGATGAACGGAGGCGACCTGAAATACCACATTTACAACATTGGCTACGACGGAAAGGGCGTGGATAAGGGCATCGAGATGAAGCGCATCATCCACTACACGGCACAGATCACCACCGGTATCTTGCACCTCCACGCCATGGATATTGTATATCGCGACATGAAGCCGGAGAACGTACTACTGGATAGCCAGGGTCAGTGCCGACTCTCTGACTTGGGTTTGGCCATCGAAATCGCACCTGGCAAGACCGTCACCCAGATG GCTGGCACTGGAGCATACATGGCTCCTGAGATCTTGACCAAAACCCCCTACAGGACATCCGTGGACTGGTGGGCCCTGGGCTGCAGTATCTATGAGATGGTGGCTGGCTACACGCCTTTCAAGGGCCCAGACAGCAAGAAGGAGAAGGTGGAGAAGGAGGAGGTGCAGCGTCGAATTCAAAACGAGGAGCCAAAGTGGGAGCACAAGTGCTTTGATGCAACCACCAAAGACCTCATTCAGCAGTTCCTCAAGAAGAAGATAGAAGAGCGCCTGGGCATGAA GAATAACATAGAGGATCCCAGGAAACATGAGTGGTTCAAGACCATCAACTTCCCCCGGCTCGAGGCAGGCCTTGTGGACCCTCCATGGGTCCCCAAGCCCAACGTGGTCTACGCCAAGGACACCGGCGACATCGCTGAGTTCTCCGAGATCAAGGGCATCGAGTTCGACGCCAAGGACAATAAATTCTTCAAGGAGTTTAGCACAGGCGCCGTGCCAATCCAGTGGCAGCAAGAAATGATTGAGAGTGGACTGTTTGATGAGCTCAATGATCCCAACAGGAAAGAGGGTGGAGGAGGCGGTGATGACGATAAGAAGTCAGGCACGTGTATAGTCCTGTGA